In the genome of Archangium primigenium, one region contains:
- a CDS encoding tetratricopeptide repeat protein, whose translation MRALLLSALLSAAPPPSAAQAQKLAEQEQWDELYLAWAAVKPQGYSAPDRRAVALALGKGCDALSGTDAVMAYSLGERAVLFEETVPGLRCLAKTSLATEQRGGAEEALRRGHKRFPKEGAFALELGRLLLEDKDAQGALEVLQRISPRAPEAEQARELLEKARGASSEEREARSQARAIERRFSGEGDSAGLPPAAPSTSGLSYASGVGEDGMRTRATAASS comes from the coding sequence ATGCGTGCACTCCTCCTGTCCGCCCTGTTGTCCGCCGCCCCGCCGCCCTCCGCCGCCCAGGCCCAGAAGCTCGCCGAGCAGGAGCAGTGGGACGAGCTGTACCTCGCCTGGGCCGCCGTCAAACCCCAGGGCTACTCCGCCCCCGACCGCCGCGCCGTCGCCCTCGCCCTCGGCAAGGGCTGTGACGCCCTGTCCGGCACCGATGCCGTCATGGCGTATTCGCTGGGCGAGCGCGCCGTGCTCTTCGAGGAGACCGTGCCCGGCCTGCGCTGTCTGGCGAAGACCTCGCTCGCCACCGAGCAGCGCGGCGGCGCCGAGGAGGCCCTGCGCCGGGGCCACAAGCGCTTTCCCAAGGAGGGCGCCTTCGCGCTGGAGCTCGGGCGGCTCTTGCTGGAGGACAAGGATGCCCAGGGCGCGCTCGAGGTGCTCCAGCGCATTTCCCCGCGCGCGCCCGAGGCGGAGCAGGCCCGGGAACTCCTGGAGAAGGCCCGAGGCGCCTCCAGCGAGGAGCGCGAGGCCCGCTCCCAGGCGCGCGCCATCGAGCGGCGCTTCTCCGGCGAGGGGGACAGCGCGGGGCTGCCCCCCGCCGCCCCGAGCACCTCCGGACTCTCCTACGCGTCCGGCGTGGGCGAGGACGGCATGCGCACGCGCGCCACAGCCGCTTCATCGTGA
- a CDS encoding DUF7002 family protein, with translation MDAKAFAERFPQLFHMAEAGSWPSIQRHGLLSTSALLELFEVQGERRVALEARHRPESVALQHPRHGTAVVRDQKPMDDQGLARSLGGGLSPTDWYRLLNARVFFWVSAERLTRLLGARAYRDKRQTVLTVDTARLLARHEARVLLSPINSGATKPFPAPRGPDTFLSLARYPFAYWDQKRKRREPVVELTVEHSVPDIRELVLRVEDYEAGHPVATP, from the coding sequence ATGGACGCGAAGGCCTTCGCCGAGCGGTTCCCCCAGCTCTTCCACATGGCGGAGGCGGGCAGCTGGCCGAGCATCCAGCGCCACGGGTTGTTGAGCACCTCGGCGCTCCTGGAGCTCTTCGAGGTCCAGGGCGAGCGCCGGGTGGCCCTGGAGGCGCGGCATCGGCCCGAGTCGGTCGCGCTCCAGCACCCCCGGCACGGGACGGCGGTCGTCCGGGACCAGAAGCCCATGGATGACCAGGGGCTCGCGCGGAGCCTGGGTGGGGGTTTGTCCCCGACGGACTGGTACCGGCTGCTCAACGCCCGGGTCTTCTTCTGGGTCAGCGCCGAGCGGCTCACCCGGCTGCTCGGGGCCCGAGCGTACCGGGACAAGCGGCAGACGGTGCTGACGGTGGACACCGCGCGGCTGCTGGCGCGTCACGAGGCGCGTGTCCTGCTCTCCCCCATCAACAGTGGGGCGACCAAGCCGTTCCCCGCGCCCCGGGGGCCGGACACCTTCCTGTCCCTGGCGCGCTACCCGTTCGCCTACTGGGACCAGAAGAGAAAGCGCCGGGAGCCGGTGGTGGAGCTGACCGTGGAACATTCCGTGCCCGACATCCGGGAGCTCGTGCTGCGGGTCGAGGACTACGAGGCGGGCCACCCCGTCGCGACCCCATAG
- a CDS encoding adenylosuccinate synthetase, which yields MLVEGTQGAGLSLHHGDYPYVTSRDTTASGCLAEAGIAPGRVRKTLLVCRTYPIRVQNPERGTEEGTGTSGPMVAELSWEEIARRSGLPLDELRAQERTSTTNRQRRVAEFDWALLRKAAALNAPTDVVLTFLDYLAAGHRSARRIEQLTPEAHRLIEGIERVAQSPVSLLSTGFGFRSILDRRAW from the coding sequence GTGCTCGTCGAGGGAACCCAGGGGGCGGGCTTGAGCCTGCACCATGGGGACTACCCCTACGTGACCTCGCGGGACACGACGGCGAGCGGGTGCCTGGCGGAGGCCGGCATCGCGCCCGGGCGGGTGCGCAAGACGCTCCTGGTGTGCCGCACCTACCCCATCCGGGTGCAGAACCCAGAGAGAGGGACGGAGGAAGGGACGGGCACCTCGGGGCCCATGGTCGCAGAGCTGTCCTGGGAGGAGATCGCCCGGCGCTCGGGCCTGCCGCTGGACGAGCTGCGCGCCCAGGAGCGGACCTCGACGACGAACCGTCAGCGGCGGGTCGCCGAGTTCGATTGGGCCCTGCTGCGCAAGGCCGCCGCGCTCAACGCCCCCACGGACGTGGTGCTGACCTTCCTGGACTACCTCGCCGCGGGCCACCGCTCCGCCCGACGCATCGAGCAGCTGACTCCCGAGGCGCACCGCCTCATCGAGGGCATCGAGCGGGTCGCCCAGTCCCCCGTGTCGCTGCTGTCCACGGGCTTCGGGTTTCGGAGCATCCTCGACCGGAGGGCGTGGTGA